The following proteins come from a genomic window of Solwaraspora sp. WMMA2065:
- a CDS encoding polyprenyl synthetase family protein, which yields MANHTVAGTDRSASVDEPAGSATPGSPPPRRRDLLTAAVDDTLIDFLTVEIDALDRIDPALRPFAQVARDTVLAGGKRLRPVFAHWGWRGVVGPDAPLAPVLPALAALELLHAFALVHDDVMDGSATRRGRPTAHRRLAGQHRSAGRDGDPDRFGDGAAVLVGDLCLVWADRLLGQAGVPPRTLLDVRRRYDQMRVETIAGQYLDVLGETEADSWSVDRALRVARHKTASYTVLRPLHLGAALAGPGADPAVHEAYRRYGTAVGEAFQLRDDLLGVLGDPATTGKPAGDDLRTGKPTVLLLIARELATEAQRAELNRPPPATDRQSGRNADRRVQRLIEIVVETGAAGQVEQLIEQRVREAVDALADAPIDPAARRALTGLAVTATTRQA from the coding sequence GTGGCCAATCACACAGTTGCCGGCACCGACCGCAGCGCGTCGGTCGACGAGCCGGCCGGGTCGGCCACCCCCGGCTCGCCCCCGCCCCGCCGCCGTGACCTCTTGACCGCGGCTGTCGACGACACGTTGATCGACTTCCTCACCGTCGAGATCGACGCGCTCGACCGCATCGATCCGGCGCTGCGCCCGTTCGCGCAGGTCGCCCGGGACACCGTGCTCGCTGGCGGCAAGCGGCTGCGGCCGGTCTTCGCCCACTGGGGCTGGCGCGGGGTGGTCGGCCCGGACGCGCCGCTGGCCCCGGTGTTGCCGGCGCTGGCCGCGCTGGAGCTGCTGCACGCGTTCGCGCTGGTGCACGACGATGTGATGGACGGCTCTGCGACCCGTCGCGGCCGCCCCACCGCCCACCGCCGGCTGGCCGGGCAGCACCGGTCGGCCGGCCGCGACGGCGACCCCGACCGGTTCGGCGACGGTGCCGCCGTGCTGGTCGGTGACCTCTGCCTGGTCTGGGCCGACCGGCTGCTCGGCCAGGCCGGCGTGCCACCCCGGACCCTGCTCGACGTGCGGCGCCGTTACGACCAGATGCGGGTCGAGACGATCGCCGGGCAGTACCTGGACGTCCTCGGCGAGACCGAGGCCGACAGCTGGTCGGTCGACCGGGCGCTGCGGGTGGCCCGGCACAAGACCGCCAGCTACACCGTGCTGCGGCCGCTGCACCTCGGTGCGGCCCTGGCCGGACCCGGCGCCGACCCGGCGGTCCACGAGGCCTACCGGCGCTACGGCACCGCCGTCGGCGAGGCGTTCCAACTGCGCGACGACCTGCTCGGCGTCTTGGGTGACCCGGCCACCACCGGCAAACCGGCCGGCGACGACCTGCGGACCGGCAAGCCGACGGTGCTGCTGCTGATCGCCCGCGAGCTGGCCACCGAGGCGCAACGCGCCGAACTCAACCGGCCGCCGCCCGCCACCGACCGGCAGTCCGGTCGGAATGCCGATCGACGGGTGCAGCGGCTGATCGAGATCGTCGTCGAGACCGGCGCCGCCGGCCAGGTGGAACAGCTGATCGAGCAACGGGTACGGGAGGCGGTCGACGCCCTGGCCGACGCCCCGATCGACCCTGCCGCCCGTCGCGCGCTCACCGGCCTGGCGGTGACCGCCACCACTCGGCAGGCATGA